The genomic DNA TATAATCTCATCATATTTATTCTCTAAAGCAGCTTTGTTAATTTCGCCAACTTCTTCACCTAAAATAGCTAACCATTTAAATACATCATGATTCTGCTCTCCCCATTTAGAATCCTGTTTACTCCTCTCGTTTAAAAAAAATTCAATAATTTCTAACTTTTTCATATATAATGCTATTATAGTTTATATTTAAGGCAATTAATATAGTACTATAATAAATGAAAAAAAAATATCTCTTTATCCTTTGCTACTTATTCACAATATCACTGTTTTCACAAACAATTACAACTGATAGACCGGATCAAACAGAGGGGTCTTCAACAATACCAAAAGGATCATTTCAAATTGAAACAGGAATTTTATTATCTGAGGAAGATAACGCTGAAAAAAAACTACTTTTACCCTCTTCTCTACTTAGATTTGGTTTAACAGAAAATATAGAACTAAGAGTATTCCAAGAAATTGAACACAAAATTTATCATTCTAATACAATAACCGGATTTAAAGATCTACAAGCAGGATTTAAGTTACAAGTATTTCAAAAATTAAATAGTTCTACTGAAATTGCACTAATGTCACATTTTAACATTCCTAATTCATCAAATTCGTATAGTAATAATAAGTTAGGATTAATTAATAAACTTTGTATATCGCACCCATCTACTAGTAAAACTCAAATAGCTTATAATATAGGGTATGATTATATGTTTGGAGAAACTTGGAGTTTGACATATTCATTTGTTACAAGTTTCCAGGTAAATGATAAATTCAATACATACATCGAACCATATGGAGAAATAATTGAACTCAATCAATACTTGGGTAAAATTAACCTTGGCTTCACATATCTAATTAAAGATAATATGCAATTAGATTATTCGTTAGGATCGGGTATTAATCATCTATTCAATTACACATCTGTTGGTTACAGTATATTATTTAATTAAATAAAGTCGGGGCAAGTAGATTCGAACTACCGCTCTCACGACCCCCAGCCGTGCGCTTTAACCGGACTAAGCTATACCCCGAAAATCACTATATTTATAGTAATTGTAAATATACTCAATAAGTATTGATTTTTAAATACTCCTGACAAAGCTACCCCGAAAATCACTATATTTATAGTAATTGTAAATATACTCAATAAGTATGATTTTTAAATACTTTAGTTTTTTCTTATTACTATCCCCTTTAATTATTAATGGTCAGAATTATATTAGTGGAAAAGTTGTAGATGAAAATAATAATCCACTTGTAAACACAAGTATTTATTGGATAAATACAAATATTGGTTCAATTACTGATTCTGAAGGAAATTTTAAAATCAAAAATCGAGAAACAAATAATAATAAAATTATTATCAGTTTTGTAGGTTATCAAAATGATACTATTACAATTAAAAATTCATATGATTTAGGTAATATCCCGCTGCAACCTGAAACTGATTTAAAAACTATTAATTTAACAGAAAATAAAGTGGGAACGTATGTTGATAAAATTAATGCAATTAAAACTGAAATCATTACTGCTGAGGAATTAACAAAAGCAGCATGTTGCGATCTAGCTGGTTGTTTTGAAACACAAATAAGTGTCGAATCTAAAACAACTAATATAATTACAAATACAAAAGAATTAAGTATTTTAGGTTTATCTGGAATTTATAATCAAATTCTCATTGATGGAATACCAATAGTTAATGGAGCAAACTATACATACGGGATAAGCGCTATTCCCGGCACAATAATTGACAATATTCATATATCTCAAGGACTTGCATCTGTTCTTCAAGGGCATGAAAGTATTTCAGGACAAATCAATATTCAATTAAAAGGTCATCAAGAAACAGAGAAAGTATTTCTAAATCTATACACAAATAGCTTTAATGCAAAACAACTTAATATTGATTATAATTATAAAATTAATAATTGGAAAAATATTTTATCAATTCACTCGTCTCAGCCTGCAAAGATCAATGATATTAATAATGATAATTTTTTAGACCTACCAAAAACTACTAAATACTCAATTTATAATAAATGGATATATGGTTTAGAAAATAACGATGGTATATTCACAGCTATTACACTAAGATATTTAGATGAAGAACGAATTGGTGGAGAAATTGATTTTGAGCCAAAAGATAATCTTGGCGATACAATTAATTATGGACAAAAAATTAATTTTCAACAACCAGAAATACATATAAGTTCGTCTTTCAACTTTAATAATAAAGCGATTATTTTTAAATCTGCATTATCACAACATAAACAAAATTCTTTTTTTGGAACCACAAAATACTTGGTTGATCAAAAACAATACTATTTTAAATTAGCATATTCAACCAATTGGAATGACCATAATCTTGAATCAGGATTTTCATTTAAAAATCTAATTATTGATGAAAGAATTGAGCTTAACAACAACTTCAATCAGACATACGGAGGAGAGTATTTCAAAAATGAAAAAATACCTGGTTTATATATTGAGAATACATTCAAATGGCAAGAAAATATAGAGCTAATAACCGGCTTTAGGTTAGATAATCATAATACCCATGGTTGGATGCACACTCCTAGAATGTTATTAAAATATAATTTTTCAGAAAATACAGTTGGTAGGT from Flavobacteriales bacterium TMED191 includes the following:
- a CDS encoding transporter, yielding MKKKYLFILCYLFTISLFSQTITTDRPDQTEGSSTIPKGSFQIETGILLSEEDNAEKKLLLPSSLLRFGLTENIELRVFQEIEHKIYHSNTITGFKDLQAGFKLQVFQKLNSSTEIALMSHFNIPNSSNSYSNNKLGLINKLCISHPSTSKTQIAYNIGYDYMFGETWSLTYSFVTSFQVNDKFNTYIEPYGEIIELNQYLGKINLGFTYLIKDNMQLDYSLGSGINHLFNYTSVGYSILFN
- a CDS encoding TonB-dependent receptor, with amino-acid sequence MIFKYFSFFLLLSPLIINGQNYISGKVVDENNNPLVNTSIYWINTNIGSITDSEGNFKIKNRETNNNKIIISFVGYQNDTITIKNSYDLGNIPLQPETDLKTINLTENKVGTYVDKINAIKTEIITAEELTKAACCDLAGCFETQISVESKTTNIITNTKELSILGLSGIYNQILIDGIPIVNGANYTYGISAIPGTIIDNIHISQGLASVLQGHESISGQINIQLKGHQETEKVFLNLYTNSFNAKQLNIDYNYKINNWKNILSIHSSQPAKINDINNDNFLDLPKTTKYSIYNKWIYGLENNDGIFTAITLRYLDEERIGGEIDFEPKDNLGDTINYGQKINFQQPEIHISSSFNFNNKAIIFKSALSQHKQNSFFGTTKYLVDQKQYYFKLAYSTNWNDHNLESGFSFKNLIIDERIELNNNFNQTYGGEYFKNEKIPGLYIENTFKWQENIELITGFRLDNHNTHGWMHTPRMLLKYNFSENTVGRLNCGSGWKTVNLFTEYVKLFGSNENIIIGSNLKPEKATNFGFNLLHAIYLNNIELQFILDAYSTSFRNQIFPDYDTNPQLIILENFQGKSKSNSLQAEIGIEIINEIGIKLAYNYLDVYRIQHNHKHRLPFISKHHILNTFSYKPINKNWHFDFNLHWFGRKKLQNTSNNPIEYQRPKYSKPYSMLNLQFTQKIKYIEFYIGCENILNFNQENPIISANDPFGQYFNISNIWGPTKGREAYLGLRLKL